TCTACATCACCCGCGGCATCCTCGCCTACATGAACTCCGAGGCGCAGCTGGCGGGGGTGCTGGGCCACGAGATCGGGCACGTCACCGCCCGGCACAGCGCCCAGCAGATCACACGCCAGGAGATCGCGGGAATCGGCGTGCTCGCGGGCGCGGTCTTCGTCTCGGCCTTCCGTCCCTACAGCGGCGTCGCCCAGCAGGGGCTCGGACTCCTGTTCCTCAAGTACAGCCGCGACAACGAGACCCAGGCGGACGAGCTGGGCGTGGGCTACGCGGCCAAGGCGGGCTACGACCCGCGCGAGATCCCGAGCACGTACGCCACGCTGAAACGGATCGGCGAGCGGGCCGGCTCTTCCCTGCCGAACTTCCTCTCCACGCACCCCGACCCGGGCGACCGCGAGATCCGCACGACGCAGCTCGCGAGCGCAGCCGCCGCCAGCGCGCATCGCGATCTTCGGATCGACGCGCCCGCGTACCGCGGCCACATCGACGGCATCGTCTTCGGCGACGACCCGAGGTCCGGATATTTCGTGGCGAACAGGTTTTACCACCCGGACCTCAAGTTCCAGCTGATCTTCCCGCAGGGATGGCAAACGGCGAACCAGCCGTCGCAGGTGGTGGCCGCGAACCAGTCGGCCGGAGCCGCGATGCAGCTCACGCTGGTGAAGACGGAGGACACGTCCCTCTCCCCTGCCGACTACGTCGCGTCGCTCCAGAAAAAGGGGGAGATCACGCAGGCCAGCGGACGGAGCGAGAACTTCCGGGACTTCCCCGCGTGGCTCGGGACCGTGACCGCGCAGGGCGATGGAGGCTCCCAGGAGTTCATCGCCTGCTGGGCGCGGACCAAGCCGGGCGAATTTCTCCAGGTCCTGGGACAGGCCAAATCGCAGTCGGCGGCCGACCAGATCTTCGCTTCGGCGCGGAGCATCGCCGCGCTCACCGACCCGGCCCGGATCAACGTGACGCCCGACGTGGTCGTGATCAAGCCCGCGCCCCGAAGCGCGGCCTTCTCCGATCTCTGGGCGAGCATGGGAGGCGGCGTGCTGAGCCTGGAGGACGGCGCCATCCTGAACAGCACGCGTCCGGCCACCGTGATCCCGGCGGGCGCTCCGGTGAAGACGGTGAAGAAGGGGACCAAGCCGACATCGTAGGTTTTTTCGAGCGGGGTCGGCCCGGGGAGGGCAGCCATGCTCCAGCCCAGCATGAGCACGAACTCTGCATGGGCACGCAGCCCGAATCACGTTCCCCGGGGAACGTAATTCGTGCCGTCGTGACACGCTACCCGAGGCAATCCGTCAACATTAATGGACGGCGCGCCTCAGATTCCCCAACGTACTCGATACGTCATCCTGATTCCGCTTCAGGAAGACCGCGTTCCCTCACGTCGCAGCACCGCAGCGAATCCGCGAACAAGCCTGTTCTGGGGTTGAGGACGAGTCGGCCCTGTGTCGTGCAGTGCACGGGGCCGCACGAAGTTCTTCAGTGATGGGTGCCGAGAAAGCTCCATCCCATCGCGGCGCCGATCGCAATCACGACGTCCTTGGGAATCCGGCCGAAGAGAACCACGATCAGAAACTGCGGCCACGCGATGCCCGCGATGCCCGCCATGAAGCAAAGCGCGTCGGCGGGGGAAAACGGAAAGAGAAAGATCGGGATCAGGGCCAGCCATCGCTTGCCCCGGATCGCGTGCTGCGCCTGATCGAGCGCCTCCTTGCCGATCCAGCGCTCGGCGATCTTGCGCCCCGCGCCCCGCCCGATGGCGAACGCGGCGGTCGAGCCGATCGCGGTTCCGATCGCGGTCAGCACCGATCCCCAGAGAGGCCCGTACAGCACGCCTGCGATCAGCGGCACGAAGACACCCGGGATGGGCGCCGCCAGGATCTGCCCTGCTTGGACCCCCATCAGGGCGACCGGGCCCCAGGCGCCCGCGTCCTTCACCCACATCCTGAGCGCCTCGTGCGAGATGTGCGGCCGCAGCACCCAGCCCAGCGCGCCGATCACCGCGCCGATCGCCACGAAGAGGATCGTGGCGCGCAGCAGCGGATGCTTGGGGTGTGCGCGCTTGGCCATGGCCGGCGACTCTACGGGAGCGCTCCGTTCCCGGACACCAAAAACGGCCGCCTCCGGTACCCAAAAGGCGACCCGATTTCCGGGGCGGCATCCGATATGATGTAAGGAAGTTTCGCACACCGATCGTCTTCGTGGCGCACGCGCGCGACAACTCCGGAGGAAACGGATGACCGACCCGCTCGGAGCCCGCTCCACCCTCACGGTGGACGGCCGCTCCTACCGCATCGCCCGCCTGGACGCGCTGGAGCGCTCCGGCCACTCGCTCACGCGGCTCCCCTACTCGCTCAAGATCCTCCTCGAGAATCTCCTTCGGCGGGTCGACGGCAAGGTGGTCACGGCGGAGGACGTCGAGGCGGTGGCGCGCTGGAACCCGGCCGCGGAGCCCGATCGCGAGATCGCGTTCGCGCCCGCGCGCGTGCTGCTCCAGGACTTCACGGGCGTGCCCGCGGTCGTGGACCTCGCGGCGATGCGCGACGCGATGGCCGCGCTCGGTGGCGATCCCGCCAGGATCAATCCGCTGCAGCCCGCCGAGCTGGTGATCGATCACTCGGTGCAGGTGGACGAGTACGGGAGGAAGGCCGCGCTCCTCCTGAACGCCGAGAAGGAGTTCGAGCGGAACCGCGAGCGCTATCTCTTCCTCCGCTGGGGCCAGCGCGCGTTCCGGAATTTCCGCGTGGTGCCGCCCGCGACCGGGATCGTGCACCAGGTGAATCTCGAGTTCCTGGCCCGGGTCGTGATGGCGACCGAGGGCGCCGAGCCCGAGGCCTACCCCGACACGCTGATCGGCACCGATTCCCACACGACGATGATCAACGGCCTGGGCGTGCTGGGCTGGGGCGTGGGCGGGATCGAGGCCGAGGCGGCGATGCTCGGCCAGCCGGTCTCGATGCTCGTGCCGCAGGTGGTCGGGTTTCGCCTCTCCGGCTCGCTGAAGGAGGGCGCGACCGCCACCGACCTCGTGCTCACCGTCACCGAGATGCTGCGGAAGAAAGGGGTCGTCGGGAAGTTCGTGGAGTTCTACGGGCCCGGACTCCACACGCTTCCGGTCGCCGACCGCGCGACCATCGCCAACATGGCTCCCGAGTACGGCGCGACGTGCGGCATCTTCCCGGTCGACGAGGAAACGCTTCGCTACCTCCGCTTCACCGGGCGCGCCGAGGCGCACGTGCGGCTGATCGAGGCCTACGCCAAGGAGCAGGGGCTCTTCCACCGCGACGACTCCCCCGAGGCCGAGTACACCGACCGGCTCACGCTCGATCTCGCCGACGTGGTGCCGAGCATGGCCGGCCCGCGAAGGCCCCAAGATCGCGTGGCTCTGGGCGGCGTGAAGCGCAACTTCTCCGACGCGCTGGGCTCGATGAAGGGTGCGCCGCCCAAGGCCCCGGCTCCCGCGCAGGCGGGACGCTGGGAAGCGGAGGGCGGGAGCGGCACGGCCGCGACGCTCGCCCCTCCGGCCCACGAGGTGTCGATCGCCGGCGAGCGCTTCCATCTCGAGGACGGCGCCGTGGTCATCGCGGCGATCACCTCCTGCACGAACACGTCGAATCCCGCGGTGATGGTCGGGGCCGGCCTCCTCGCCAAGCGGGCGGTGGAGCGCGGCCTGAAGACGCGTCCCTGGGTCAAGACAAGCCTGGCTCCCGGATCGAAGGCGGTCACCGAGTACCTGAACCGGGCCGGGCTCACTCCGTATCTCGAGGCGCTCGGCTTCTACACGGTGGGCTACGGCTGCACCACCTGCATCGGCAACAGCGGTCCGCTCCACGAAGCGATCTCGGCGGCGATCGAACAGGGAGACCTGGTCGTGGCCTCGGTGCTCAGCGGCAATCGCAACTTCGAGGGACGGATCCATCCCGAGGTGCGCGCCAACTATCTCGCCTCTCCGCCGCTCGTGGTGGCCTACGCGCTCTCCGGACGGATGGACCGCGACCTCACGACCGAGCCGCTGGGCCAGGATAAGGACGGAACGCCCGTCTTCCTCCGAGACCTCTGGCCGACGCAGCGGGAGATCGACGAGACGATCCAGGGGGCGCTCCACTCCGAGACCTTCCGCGAGACCTACAAGGACGTGTACACGGGAGACGAGACCTGGCGGAACCTCCCCGTTCCCGCCGGGGACCGCTACGCCTGGGAGGAGACCTCGACCTACGTGAAGCGCCCGCCCTACTTCGAGGGCATGGGACCCGCGCCCTCGCCGATCACGGAGCTCCGCGGCGCCCGCGTCCTCGCCTATCTCGGCGACAGCGTCACCACCGACCACATCTCCCCCGCGGGATCGATCAAGCGCGGGAGCCCGGCGGGGATCTACCTGGAATCGCACGGCGTCACCCCCGCCGACTACAACTCCTACGGCTCCCGACGCGGCAACCACGAGGTGATGGTGCGCGGCACGTTCGCCAACGTCCGGATCCGGAATCGCATGGTGCCCGGCGTCGAGGGCGGCTTCACGGCGCACCGGCCTTCCGGCGACAAGATGACGATCTACGACGCCGCCATGCGCTACGCGGCGGAGGGGATCCCCACGATCGTGATCGCGGGCAAGGAGTATGGCTCGGGCTCGTCCCGGGACTGGGCGGCCAAGGGGCCCAAGCTCCTGGGCGTGCGCGCCGTGCTCGCCGAATCCTACGAGCGGATCCACCGCAGCAACCTGATCGGGATGGGCATCCTGCCGCTCCAGTTCCTCCCCGGCGATACCGCGGAGGGTCTCGGCCTCACCGGCGCGGAGACGTTCGACGTGGACGGCGTCGCGGCCCTGGCGAAGGCGTCCACGCGCGGCGGCGAGGCGACCGTGCGCGCCCGGGGCGAGGGCGGCGAGCGGACCTTCCGCGCCGTGGTGCGCATCGACACACCCCAGGAGTGGCGCTACTTCGAGCACGGCGGGATCCTTCCCTACGTGCTCCGGAGACTCTCGGGAGGCACGGCGTGAGGCGGCCGATCGCTTGAGCCGCGGCCTTCCCTCGTTCCTCCGATCCGGCGGCCTCCAGCTGGGTCTCACCGCGCTCTGCGCCGCCGCGGGGATCGCGGGCGCCCTCGTGGGTCGCGCCCACCCGCACTCCACGCTTCATTACGTTCTGTACGGCCTGGCCTATCTCTCGGGAGGCTTCGGGCCGGGACGCGAGCTGATCGCGAACCTCCTCGCGCGCCAGCTCGACATCAACCTCCTCATGGTCGCCGCCGCGGCGGGCTCCGCCGCGCTCGGGCACTGGGGCGAGGGAGCGGTGCTCCTCTTCCTCTTCTCGCTGAGCGGCGCGCTCGAGCGGATCACCATGGAGCGGACCGCGCGCTCGATCGAGTCGCTGGTCCAGCTCCGGCCCGACACCGCCCTGGTGCTTCGGGACGGCGCCGAGACGCGCGTCCCCGTCGAGGCGATCGAAGTCGGCGAGACCGTGCGCACCCTTCCCGGCGAGCGGTTCGCCGTGGACGGCGTCGTCCTCGAGGGCTCCTCGTCGGCGGACGAATCGACCCTGACCGGCGAAGCGGAGCCGGTCGAGAAGGAGCCCGGCGGCTACGTCTACGCGGGGACGGTGAACCTGCGCGGGGCGCCGCTCGTCCGCGTCGAGAAGCGTCCCGAGGAGACGACCCTCTCGCGCATCGTCCGCGCGGTGCAGGAGGCGGGAAAGGCCAAGTCCACCGCCGAGCGCATCGTGGACCGCTGGCAGCGCCCCTACGTGATCGGCGTCTTCTCGGCGGCCGCGCTCGCCGGCTTCGTTCCCTGGCTCCTCGGGGCCTCCAGCGTGGAGGCCGTCTACCGCGGGCTGGTCCTCCTCGTCGCGGCCTCCCCCTGCGCCGTCGTCATCGCCACGCCGGCGGCCATGCTCTCGGCGATCACCCACGCGGCCCATCACGGCGTCCTCTTCAAAGGAAGCGTCCACCTCGAACGCCTCGCGGGCGTCACGGCGATCGCGGTGGACAAGACCGGCACCGTGACGCACGGCCGTCCGCGCGTCGTGGCGGTCTCGGACGCGGCGGAAGCCGGAGGCGGCGAGGACCTGCTCCGGCTGGCCGCCTCGGTCGAGGCCCGGAGCGAGCACCACCATGGCCGCGCGGTGGTGGCCGAGGCCGAGCGACGGGGCCTGGCGCTGGCGCCCGTCACCGAATTCGAGAGCCACGCCGGGCAGGGAGTGCACGGCCACGTCGAAGGGCTCTGGGTCGGCGTCGGACGCGAAGCGCTCTTCCAGCAGCACGAGGCGCCGCTCCCGCGCGAGGCCGCGACGCTCCTCGCGGGATGGCGCGACGAAGGGCGCACCGCGCTCCTGGTGCTGGCATGCGCCCATCCGGGAGGAGCGCGCCCGGGGAACGGTCACGATCCGCGCTGGGGCGCCATCGCGGTCGCCGATACGATCCGGCCGAACGCGCGGGCGGCGATGGCCGCCTGCCGGCGGCTCGGCATCCGCCACATCGCCCTCCTGACCGGCGACCACGAGGGCGTCGCGCGCGCGATCGGCAAGGAGATCGGAGCCGACGAGGTGCGCGCCGGCCTTCATCCCGAGCAGAAGGTGAGCGCGGTGCACCAGCTCTCGCGACGCTGGGGCGGGCTCGCCATGGTCGGCGACGGCGTGAACGACGCGCCGGCGCTCGCCACCGCGACCGTGGGCGTCGCGATGGGCGGCGCAGGCACTGACGTGGCGCTGGACACGGCGGACGTGGTGCTGATGCGTGACGACCTGGAAGGGATCCCCTTCGCGATCTGGCTCGCGCGCAAGGCCCGCCGCGTGACGGCGCAGAGCCTCTCACTGGCCTTCGGCGTCATCGGGATCCTGGTCGCGAGCACGCTGGCCGGATTCCTTCCCCTGTGGCTCGCGGTCGTCTGCCACGAAGGAAGCACGCTGCTCGTGATCGCAAACGGCGTGCGGCTCCTCGGCATCCGGCACCCGGAGTTCGACCTGGCATGACGCCGGTCCCCCACGGGCTCCTGTCCCTCGCGATCCCGGCCTTTCTCGCCATGGTCGCCCTGTCCGCGCCCGGATGCGGCCGCAAGGCGCCCGAGACGCCGGCGGCATCCGCTCCCGTCTCTCCCTACGACACCGGCCCGCGCGCCGGGGAGTTCCCCGTCGCGGAGCGCCTGGCGGAAAAGGGGCGGGACCTTTTCAAGCAGAAGGGGTGCACCGCCTGCCACGCGTTCGGGCGGCTCCTCACGGGGCCGGACCTCCGGGGCGTGTCGATGCGGCGGAGCGCGCGATGGATGGAGATGCAGATCCTCCATCCCGACGTGATGGTGACGGAGGACCCGATCACCATCGACCTCTACAACACCTACCTCGTGCGCATGGCGAACCAGGGGCTCACGCCGGACGAGGCCAGGTGCGTGATCGAATATCTCAAGTGGGTGGACGAGGATTCGACGAAGGCCCCCGTCATCCCACCCTCGACCAATCCACCCACGCCGCCGCCCCCGAGCAGCTAGCTTCCCTCCGCGATCTCCCGCAGCTTCTCGCGCGAAGGGATCAGGAAGCGGTTCTCTCCCGAGATCACGATCCGCTCGCGCCCCCAGCGCGACAGCACCCGGATCGCGGATTCCACGGTGGTCCCCACGAGGTCCGCGATCTCCTGCCGCGTGAGCTGGATCGGGATCTCGATCCCGCCCTTCGCCTCCTTCCCGAGCCGCTCGGCCAGGGTCAGGAAGAGTTGCGCGATCCGCGCGTCCACTTTCTGGCCGCGCATCTCCTGGAGCTTCCGCGCCATGGCGACGACCAGCTTCGTCAGCTCGCGGATGATCGCGCGCGCGAAATCGGGGTTGCGGTCCAGCAGCTCGAAGTAGTCGCGCCGCGGCAGCGTCAGCAGCACCAACGGCTCCATGCAGACCGCGCTGGCGGGATAGGGCATGTAGTTGTAGACCGCGATGGCGCCGACCGGCTCACCCTCCTCGAACAGCTCGAGGATCGTGTCCCCCGTATCGCCATGGGTCACGATCTTCACGCGCCCCTTCACGATGATCGTGAGGTGCTCCGCCGGATCTCCCGTGCGCCAGAGGAAGTCCCCGCGGTCGTAGTTCTTGAGCGTGGCGAGCGCCGCGAGCCGCTTCTGATCCTCGGAGGAGAGCCCCCGGAAGAGCGGGGTCGCCCGGACCGCCTGGTAGACCCGTTCGGACTCCGAGATCAGCGCCACATCCCCTCCCCTCGTATGACGGGCGTCATACCCCGAGCTTATACCATGCCGCAAGCCCATGGCAGCAGAGGCGTTTCACCGACCGCCCGCGCCGGACATTCTTCGACCTGTATGACGCCCGTCATCGCGGCGGAGGGGCGCGATGGCCGAAGATTCCTATCGTTGGTAGTGAACGCGATCGCC
The window above is part of the Candidatus Binatia bacterium genome. Proteins encoded here:
- a CDS encoding M48 family metalloprotease; its protein translation is MTPSRTRLVPIRILAALLLAVQAIGGCATNPVTGRKQISLVSEGKELQMGAEADPAVITEYGLYSDQEVQRYVDGVGQRLGKVSHLPALAWHFRVLDSPVVNAFAIPGGYIYITRGILAYMNSEAQLAGVLGHEIGHVTARHSAQQITRQEIAGIGVLAGAVFVSAFRPYSGVAQQGLGLLFLKYSRDNETQADELGVGYAAKAGYDPREIPSTYATLKRIGERAGSSLPNFLSTHPDPGDREIRTTQLASAAAASAHRDLRIDAPAYRGHIDGIVFGDDPRSGYFVANRFYHPDLKFQLIFPQGWQTANQPSQVVAANQSAGAAMQLTLVKTEDTSLSPADYVASLQKKGEITQASGRSENFRDFPAWLGTVTAQGDGGSQEFIACWARTKPGEFLQVLGQAKSQSAADQIFASARSIAALTDPARINVTPDVVVIKPAPRSAAFSDLWASMGGGVLSLEDGAILNSTRPATVIPAGAPVKTVKKGTKPTS
- a CDS encoding VTT domain-containing protein, with amino-acid sequence MAKRAHPKHPLLRATILFVAIGAVIGALGWVLRPHISHEALRMWVKDAGAWGPVALMGVQAGQILAAPIPGVFVPLIAGVLYGPLWGSVLTAIGTAIGSTAAFAIGRGAGRKIAERWIGKEALDQAQHAIRGKRWLALIPIFLFPFSPADALCFMAGIAGIAWPQFLIVVLFGRIPKDVVIAIGAAMGWSFLGTHH
- the acnA gene encoding aconitate hydratase AcnA, producing the protein MTDPLGARSTLTVDGRSYRIARLDALERSGHSLTRLPYSLKILLENLLRRVDGKVVTAEDVEAVARWNPAAEPDREIAFAPARVLLQDFTGVPAVVDLAAMRDAMAALGGDPARINPLQPAELVIDHSVQVDEYGRKAALLLNAEKEFERNRERYLFLRWGQRAFRNFRVVPPATGIVHQVNLEFLARVVMATEGAEPEAYPDTLIGTDSHTTMINGLGVLGWGVGGIEAEAAMLGQPVSMLVPQVVGFRLSGSLKEGATATDLVLTVTEMLRKKGVVGKFVEFYGPGLHTLPVADRATIANMAPEYGATCGIFPVDEETLRYLRFTGRAEAHVRLIEAYAKEQGLFHRDDSPEAEYTDRLTLDLADVVPSMAGPRRPQDRVALGGVKRNFSDALGSMKGAPPKAPAPAQAGRWEAEGGSGTAATLAPPAHEVSIAGERFHLEDGAVVIAAITSCTNTSNPAVMVGAGLLAKRAVERGLKTRPWVKTSLAPGSKAVTEYLNRAGLTPYLEALGFYTVGYGCTTCIGNSGPLHEAISAAIEQGDLVVASVLSGNRNFEGRIHPEVRANYLASPPLVVAYALSGRMDRDLTTEPLGQDKDGTPVFLRDLWPTQREIDETIQGALHSETFRETYKDVYTGDETWRNLPVPAGDRYAWEETSTYVKRPPYFEGMGPAPSPITELRGARVLAYLGDSVTTDHISPAGSIKRGSPAGIYLESHGVTPADYNSYGSRRGNHEVMVRGTFANVRIRNRMVPGVEGGFTAHRPSGDKMTIYDAAMRYAAEGIPTIVIAGKEYGSGSSRDWAAKGPKLLGVRAVLAESYERIHRSNLIGMGILPLQFLPGDTAEGLGLTGAETFDVDGVAALAKASTRGGEATVRARGEGGERTFRAVVRIDTPQEWRYFEHGGILPYVLRRLSGGTA
- a CDS encoding heavy metal translocating P-type ATPase produces the protein MSRGLPSFLRSGGLQLGLTALCAAAGIAGALVGRAHPHSTLHYVLYGLAYLSGGFGPGRELIANLLARQLDINLLMVAAAAGSAALGHWGEGAVLLFLFSLSGALERITMERTARSIESLVQLRPDTALVLRDGAETRVPVEAIEVGETVRTLPGERFAVDGVVLEGSSSADESTLTGEAEPVEKEPGGYVYAGTVNLRGAPLVRVEKRPEETTLSRIVRAVQEAGKAKSTAERIVDRWQRPYVIGVFSAAALAGFVPWLLGASSVEAVYRGLVLLVAASPCAVVIATPAAMLSAITHAAHHGVLFKGSVHLERLAGVTAIAVDKTGTVTHGRPRVVAVSDAAEAGGGEDLLRLAASVEARSEHHHGRAVVAEAERRGLALAPVTEFESHAGQGVHGHVEGLWVGVGREALFQQHEAPLPREAATLLAGWRDEGRTALLVLACAHPGGARPGNGHDPRWGAIAVADTIRPNARAAMAACRRLGIRHIALLTGDHEGVARAIGKEIGADEVRAGLHPEQKVSAVHQLSRRWGGLAMVGDGVNDAPALATATVGVAMGGAGTDVALDTADVVLMRDDLEGIPFAIWLARKARRVTAQSLSLAFGVIGILVASTLAGFLPLWLAVVCHEGSTLLVIANGVRLLGIRHPEFDLA
- a CDS encoding c-type cytochrome, whose product is MTPVPHGLLSLAIPAFLAMVALSAPGCGRKAPETPAASAPVSPYDTGPRAGEFPVAERLAEKGRDLFKQKGCTACHAFGRLLTGPDLRGVSMRRSARWMEMQILHPDVMVTEDPITIDLYNTYLVRMANQGLTPDEARCVIEYLKWVDEDSTKAPVIPPSTNPPTPPPPSS
- a CDS encoding Crp/Fnr family transcriptional regulator; this translates as MALISESERVYQAVRATPLFRGLSSEDQKRLAALATLKNYDRGDFLWRTGDPAEHLTIIVKGRVKIVTHGDTGDTILELFEEGEPVGAIAVYNYMPYPASAVCMEPLVLLTLPRRDYFELLDRNPDFARAIIRELTKLVVAMARKLQEMRGQKVDARIAQLFLTLAERLGKEAKGGIEIPIQLTRQEIADLVGTTVESAIRVLSRWGRERIVISGENRFLIPSREKLREIAEGS